In a single window of the Phycisphaerales bacterium genome:
- a CDS encoding EutN/CcmL family microcompartment protein, which produces MFIGKVTGHVVTTQKEPAMADAKLLVVEAYNAAGAGTPGLRGTGKVLVAIDALGAGLGEFVLVTQGSSARLSERTRQMPVDAIVIGLVDSVRLGERVLGRAELDESHKGPK; this is translated from the coding sequence ATGTTCATCGGCAAGGTCACCGGCCACGTGGTGACGACGCAGAAAGAGCCGGCCATGGCGGATGCCAAGCTGCTTGTGGTTGAAGCCTACAACGCAGCCGGGGCTGGCACGCCCGGGCTGCGTGGCACGGGCAAGGTGCTCGTGGCGATCGATGCGTTGGGAGCCGGTCTCGGCGAGTTTGTGCTCGTGACGCAGGGCAGCTCGGCGCGCTTGTCGGAGCGCACGCGGCAAATGCCGGTGGATGCCATTGTGATCGGGCTTGTTGACAGCGTACGGTTGGGCGAGCGCGTGCTCGGGCGGGCGGAGCTCGACGAGAGTCACAAGGGGCCGAAGTGA